GCAATCGCGTTCACCAGGTTTTCCGCGCGCTTTTTTCCGAACCGTGGCAACTCTACGAGATCTTCCACGCGCAACGTATATAAATCCGCCGCGTCATGCAATAAGTCGTGCTCCAACAACAAGTCAATCACTTTGGGGCCGACGCCGTCCATATTCATCGCTTGGCGAGACGCAAAATGAATTAATTTTTCCCGCAGAATCCCCGGACAGCTCGGATTTTGGCAACGGTACGCCACCTCTCCGGGAATACGTGTCACGTCACTGCCGCATACCGGACATTGGTGCGGCATCAAAAACGCCGATTCACTGCCGTCACGGTCCTCGGTAATGACACGAATAACCTCGGGAATGATCTCTCCCGCTTTGTGAATCAAAACAGTGTCCCCGACGCGAATATCCTTTTCCGCAATGTAGTCCGCGTTGTGTAAAGTCGCACGACGGACCACCGTACCCGCGAGCGACACCGGTTCCAAATCCGCAGACGGTGTCAGCACGCCGGTGCGTCCGAGCGTCACGATGATATCCGTCACTTTGGTTTTCGCTTCTTCCGGCGGATACTTGTATGCAATCGCCCACCGCGGCGCTTTGGCCGTGTACCCGAGAGCACGTTGCTGCGCGAAATCATTGACCTTAATAACCAAACCGTCGGTATCGTACGCCAAATCTCGCCGCGCCGTCTCCCAACGCTCGATTTCCGCGCCGATCTCTCCCACAGAATGCCAGAGGTGATAGTTCGGATTGACGGAAAAACGATACTTTTGCAGTGTTTCCAATAACTCACGTTGTGACGTAATGCCGGTTTCTTCCGCATTGCCGATGGCGTATGCAAAGAAATCCAGTTTGCGCGCCGCGGTCACGCGCGGATCCAGCTGACGCAGCGAACCCGCAGCCGCGTTGCGACAGTTGGCAAACGGCGCTTCCCCATTTTCATCACGAGCTTCATTGAGCTCAACAAACGCCTGGCGCGGCATATATACTTCCCCGCGAATGTCCAATCGCGCCGGCGCATTTTTTATAAACAACGGCAACGAACGAATCGTCTTTACATTGGCGGTAACATCTTCACCGACTTCACCGTCACCGCGCGTTACGCACTGCGTCAAATGGCCGTTTTCATAAATCAGATTAATCGCCAGACCGTCAATTTTAAGCTCGGTGACGTATTCTACTTGTGCAGTGCTACCTAAGCGTTCCTGAATGCGTTTAGCGAACGCATCGACCTCACCAACGCTAAACGCGTTAGCCAAACTGTACAAGGGAAACTGATGCGTTACTTTACTAAACGCCCCTGACGGTGCCGCACCGACGCGTTGTGTCGGTGAGTCCGGCGTAATCAATTCCGGATGCGCCGTTTCCAATTCGACCAATTCCCGATACAATTTGTCAAATTCAAAATCGCTGATTTCCGGCTGATCAAGCACATAGTATAAATAGCTGTGGTGTTGTAACGTTTCGCGCAATTCCCGTGCGCGTTCAGCGGCAGTTTTCTCAACCATGGCTTACTCCTTTGTTAAAGGCGCGAATTTTACCATTACCAGGCGCACCTGCCGGCCCGGAAATTCTAACTTTAATTGCATGCGTTCGCCTTCACCGCGCACTTCCACCACCGTACCGAGCCCCCACTTCGTGTGGCGCGCCCGATCGCCGACCCGCCAGTCATAGCGGGCGTTAACCTTGCCTTTCGGCGCGGTGACACCGACAGAAGCATTGCTGACTACACGTTGGCCGGTTCGTTTCGCCCGGTCGGCCTGCCCCCAACGGATACGGTTTTTATTTTCTTTCTTTTCCACCAGATCTTCAGGGATTTCACCGACAAAACGACTCACCAAGTACGGATTGGTGCTGCCGAACACGGTACGAGAGCTGGCGTGCGTCAAATATAAAATTTTTTCCGCACGCGTGATCCCGACGTAGCATAAGCGCCGCTCTTCTTCCAGTTCATCCGGCGCGAAAAGCGTCCGCGCATGCGGGAAAAGTCCTTCATCCATACCGATCAAAAAGACGATGGGAAATTCCAAACCTTTGGCGCTGTGCAACGTCATCAAGGTAACCTTTTCGCGACTTTCTTCAAATGTATCGACGTCATTTACCAGCGCGACCTGTTCCAAAAAGCCTTGCAACGTGGGCTCTTCCGTTTCATCTTCGTAGGTTTTGGCAACGGACACCAATTCGCCGATGTTCTCGACGCGGCTTTGCGCTCGCGGATCCGTATCATTCAACAGACTGGTAATCAATTCGGTATGCGCCAACACCGCTTCCAATAAGTCGGTAACGTTTTCGGTCGTCGCCGTATTCATCAATTCCAACATCAAAACACTGAAAGCGTTCAGCTTTTTGCGTGTACCGGCATTTAATGACTCAATTCCGTCCGCGGCCATAATCATTTCAAACAATGACACGCCCTGTAACCGCGCGGCGTCCTTAACGCGGCTTACCGTAGTGGTGCCGATACCGCGCTTGGGAACATTGATAATGCGTTCCACGCTGACATCGTCGCGCGGATTTTGCAACACTTTTAAATACGCCAACACATCTTTGATTTCCTGGCGATCGTAAAAGCGTGTCCCGCCGACAATGGTATAGGCGATACCGCGTCGTACCAATGCTTCTTCCATAGCGCGCGACTGCGCATTGGTGCGGTACAACACCGCCATATCGCCGTATTTCGCGGGAGTTTCACTCACCAGACGCTGCATTTCACCGGCGCAAAACTGCGCTTCGTCCGTTTCGGAAACCGCTTCGTAGTAGTAAATCGGCTCGCCATTCGCCTGATCCGTCCAAAGATTTTTGCTGGGGCGGTGCTCATTATTTTCAATGACATGATTAGCCGCATTCAAAATCGTCTGCGTCGAGCGATAATTCTGCTCAAGCTTCAACACTTTCGCCCGCGGATAATCTCTCTGAAAATCAATAATATTCTGCACATCGGCGCCGCGCCATGAGTAAATACTCTGGTCCACATCGCCGACCACGCAAAGATTTTGCTCGGGACCGACCAGCATTTGAGTCAGAACGTATTGCGCGTGGTTGGTATCCTGATACTCATCGATCAAAATATAACGAAAGCGGTTCTGATACGCCTTGCGCACATCCGCATGACGTTGCAAAATAACCGCCGGCAGCAGCAACAGATCATCGAAATCCAACGCATTGTTGGCTTGCAATATCGCTTCATAGCGAGCGTAAACTTCAGCGGCTTTTTCCGCAAAGAAATCGTCCGCCGCCTCTTGCGCCGCACGCGCGTTTTGCAAATTATTTTTCGCATTGGAAATGCGCGCTTGTAGCGCATTGGACGCAAACTGCTTATCGTCGAGGTTCATCTCTTTTAAAATGCCTTTGACGACCTGTTGGCTGTCTTGCGCATCATAGATCGTGAATTGGCGAGTATACGGCGGTATGACATCGATTTCGCGCCGTAAAAAGCGCGCGCCAAACGAGTGGAAAGTGCTGATCCACATATGATCCGCTGACGCTCCCACTAATTTTTTCACACGCTCTTTCATTTCCTTCGCCGCTTTATTGGTAAAGGTAATCGCCAAAATTTCCTGCGGCGAAATCCCCTGCTCCAGCATGTACGCAATGCGACTGGTTAAGGCTTTGGTTTTGCCCGAACCGGCGCCCGCCAAGATCAGAACCGGGCCTTGAATCGTTTGCACGCCTTCGCGCTGCTTGTCGTTCAATGAAGTAAAGTAATCTGTCATCCGTTCTCCCAAGAAAAAAAGGTTGCCGGAGCAACCTTTTTATAATGCCCCCAGCAGTGGCGGAGCGACCTGTTTTTTACGCGACATCACGCCCGGCAAATGCAATGTTTGCGCGTTGCCTTTGACCTGAAACGCCGCTTCGATCGCGGTTTCCACCTGACTGGTGTACAGCAGATCCGTCGATTCCTCTAAAATATCCGTGACCATCAAAAAGGATGCCTCATAATTATGGGCGGCGCGATCTTCTTCCAGCAAGCGTAAAAACTCATCGCGTTGCGCCAAAATCGGTTGCGTATCCATGACGGAAAGCTGGGCAATACTGAATGTTCCTTTTTTGCCGTCAAATTCTTTTTTATCGGTCAGGACCAATTCCGCTGCCGTTTTGTCGGAAAGATCGGCACCGGCTTTGAGCATGTCCATACCGTATTTTTCATAATCGACGTCGGCGATTTGCGCCAATTCTTGCACGGCTTTGCGGTCCCGTTCCGTGCACGTCGGCGAACGGAACAACAGGGTATCGGAAATAATCGCCGACAGCATCAGACCCGCCATTTGCCGCGGAATTTCAATACCGCACTGCTGATAGAGCGAATATAAAATCGTTCCCGTGCAACCGACCGGTTCAATGCGTATCAAAATCGGCTGATCCGTCGTGAAATCGCCGAGGCGATGGTGGTCAATCAATCCCTGTACATCCGCGTCAGTCATCCCGTCTACGGCTTGTTTGCTTTCATTGTGATCGACTAAATACATCGGCTGACCGGCTTCTACCCGCGTCAACAGCTCCGGCGCTTCGCTGCCGAAGTAGTCCAATGCAAATACCGTTTCTTTATTGATTTCGCCGGCGCGAATCGCTTTAGCTTCTTTCCCCTGCGCCCGTAACCAGTGCGCGCAAACCAATGCGGAACAGATCGTATCCGTATCCGGACTCTTATGCCCCGACACTAAAATCATTTCTGCCATTTTGTCACCTCATCATTTGAATTAAAATATTCTGCTATTTATTATACCATGAAGCACGTTGGCATTCAGAAAAAGAGCCCGTCAAATGACCGGCTCTTTTTTCTTATTCCTTGCTTTTTTTGCTGTCGTTACCGATGCTTTCAATCGCAACGAAGAGCATCGGGATCATAAAGATTCCCAACGCCGTCGCCGTCAACATGCCGAAGACGACTGTCGTGCCCATTTCACTGCGCGAAACGCTGCCCGCGCCGGTGGAAAGCGCCAACGGTAAACAACCCAAAATAAATGCCAATGAAGTCATCAGGATCGGGCGCAAACGAATTTTGGAGGCCTCGATGGCTGCTTTGACGTGATCCATACCGTGATCCACACGGATTTTGGCATATTCCACGATCAAAATCGCGTTTTTCGCGGCCAACCCGATAATCGTCAGCAGACCGATTTGGAAGTAAATGTCATTGTTGATGTTAAAGAGCCAACCGAAGAAAGCCACACCCAAGAATCCGGCCGGTACCGAAAGAAGTACGGAAAACGGAATTTTCCAGCTTTCGTACAAAGCGGCCAGCGAAAGGAATACGAACAACAGTGCCAATGACATGACGTACAGCATTTGGTTGCCCGCTTTAATTTCCTGCGCCGACTGGTCCGCAAATTCAAACCCGTAGCCGGAAGGCAAGACTTCCGCCGCCACTTCCTGTAACGCTTGGAGCGCTTGACCGGAACTGTAGCCGTTCGCCGCATTACCGCCCACTTTGATCGCCGGGAAATTATTATAGCGAGTCAAAATAGCGACCGACCCGCGTTGTTCCGGCGTAATAAACGAACTCAACGGCAGCATCTCGCCTTGCTGATTACGTACCGTCAGTTCACGATTGGCATTCGGCGACATTCGGAATTCCTGATCCGCCTGCGCGATGACTTTGTAACTCTTACCAAACGCGGAGAAATCATTAATCTGCGTGCCGCCGTAGAACATGGAAAGCGCCGTATTGATATCAGCAACGTTAACGCCGGAGCGCGCCGCTTTATCCCGATCTACATTAAAGTGGTACGCCGGCGTGTCCATACG
The Negativicoccus succinicivorans DNA segment above includes these coding regions:
- a CDS encoding manganese-dependent inorganic pyrophosphatase is translated as MAEMILVSGHKSPDTDTICSALVCAHWLRAQGKEAKAIRAGEINKETVFALDYFGSEAPELLTRVEAGQPMYLVDHNESKQAVDGMTDADVQGLIDHHRLGDFTTDQPILIRIEPVGCTGTILYSLYQQCGIEIPRQMAGLMLSAIISDTLLFRSPTCTERDRKAVQELAQIADVDYEKYGMDMLKAGADLSDKTAAELVLTDKKEFDGKKGTFSIAQLSVMDTQPILAQRDEFLRLLEEDRAAHNYEASFLMVTDILEESTDLLYTSQVETAIEAAFQVKGNAQTLHLPGVMSRKKQVAPPLLGAL
- the pcrA gene encoding DNA helicase PcrA — translated: MTDYFTSLNDKQREGVQTIQGPVLILAGAGSGKTKALTSRIAYMLEQGISPQEILAITFTNKAAKEMKERVKKLVGASADHMWISTFHSFGARFLRREIDVIPPYTRQFTIYDAQDSQQVVKGILKEMNLDDKQFASNALQARISNAKNNLQNARAAQEAADDFFAEKAAEVYARYEAILQANNALDFDDLLLLPAVILQRHADVRKAYQNRFRYILIDEYQDTNHAQYVLTQMLVGPEQNLCVVGDVDQSIYSWRGADVQNIIDFQRDYPRAKVLKLEQNYRSTQTILNAANHVIENNEHRPSKNLWTDQANGEPIYYYEAVSETDEAQFCAGEMQRLVSETPAKYGDMAVLYRTNAQSRAMEEALVRRGIAYTIVGGTRFYDRQEIKDVLAYLKVLQNPRDDVSVERIINVPKRGIGTTTVSRVKDAARLQGVSLFEMIMAADGIESLNAGTRKKLNAFSVLMLELMNTATTENVTDLLEAVLAHTELITSLLNDTDPRAQSRVENIGELVSVAKTYEDETEEPTLQGFLEQVALVNDVDTFEESREKVTLMTLHSAKGLEFPIVFLIGMDEGLFPHARTLFAPDELEEERRLCYVGITRAEKILYLTHASSRTVFGSTNPYLVSRFVGEIPEDLVEKKENKNRIRWGQADRAKRTGQRVVSNASVGVTAPKGKVNARYDWRVGDRARHTKWGLGTVVEVRGEGERMQLKLEFPGRQVRLVMVKFAPLTKE
- the ligA gene encoding NAD-dependent DNA ligase LigA, which codes for MVEKTAAERARELRETLQHHSYLYYVLDQPEISDFEFDKLYRELVELETAHPELITPDSPTQRVGAAPSGAFSKVTHQFPLYSLANAFSVGEVDAFAKRIQERLGSTAQVEYVTELKIDGLAINLIYENGHLTQCVTRGDGEVGEDVTANVKTIRSLPLFIKNAPARLDIRGEVYMPRQAFVELNEARDENGEAPFANCRNAAAGSLRQLDPRVTAARKLDFFAYAIGNAEETGITSQRELLETLQKYRFSVNPNYHLWHSVGEIGAEIERWETARRDLAYDTDGLVIKVNDFAQQRALGYTAKAPRWAIAYKYPPEEAKTKVTDIIVTLGRTGVLTPSADLEPVSLAGTVVRRATLHNADYIAEKDIRVGDTVLIHKAGEIIPEVIRVITEDRDGSESAFLMPHQCPVCGSDVTRIPGEVAYRCQNPSCPGILREKLIHFASRQAMNMDGVGPKVIDLLLEHDLLHDAADLYTLRVEDLVELPRFGKKRAENLVNAIAETKERGLARLLFALGIRYVGTKAARLLAAAYPTYEKLQTATPQELATVDGIGETIAESLYTYLQMPQSIAFIHKLQDLGVVTDEEVSEPAADGIFSGEKVVLTGKLTRFNRTQAADLIVAQGGEVASSVSSKTTLVVAGEDAGSKLAKAEKLGITIWTEDDFENAVAKIEP